TTGGAGAACCATTCGGCAATGACCTGCTCATTTCTCGTAAGGTAATATCTCGCAATATGTCGATCCCACGACCCGCAGAATGTCATGTGGCGGATTGCTCGTTTGGCTTCGCGATAGATAGGCTTCAAGCGTCGGATACGACGTTGCGTGAATGTACCGAGTAGtatgttgatttcttctgTCGAGGGCTTTGTGCGCCTCCCCCGGAGGCGGCCATACAACAAATTAGCCAGCTCAGCGGCATCCTCGATAGAGCAGCTAGTATCTTGTCCTGTATGAGGTGCCGTCTATATCATTGTCAGATCACCCCACGTGAATCTTGGGGATTATGAGAGCACCTTGTGCATGCTTCCGCCAATACAGACTATGTCCCTCCAATGCCCCCTTTCACGTAGCCCTTCCTCCATTGGCATCATACTGACCGATTTTCGCCTATCCCACACGTCCCGCCAATTCAGATCGGTGGATAGAGCCTGGTCGTATAGTTCGGTATTCTCACAGCGCTGTcgtatttccttttccgaaAGCTCTGGAGCACTGCCGTAGGGGTACTTACAGTCGAACTTCAAGAAGATACTCCAGATTATCTCTGCATTGTTCCCCACCAAGCATGTTATGTTCTGCCCTGCACAATTACTGGTCAACATGGTGCCACGAGTCAATGCTGGATAGTCCAAATCTTGCGTGGAAACTCCTGTAATACGAACGTACTCGACGGTCATATCTGCAAGGAGACATTAGTAGGGTACCTTACAGCCAGAATGGCTATTGATAAACCTACAATTGTTGACATCCATCGTTAATCCCTCTAGTTTCGACAGTCGAGCCATCTCACCCCGTACCTTGCTGTGCGCACCATCTGCTCCAACGACAAGATCGCCTCCGTAGTCATATCCATCCCACGTTACGACCCGCATACAATTCGGCCCAGTCTCTATGCGGACAACATTCTTGTCGAACTTGAGTTTATCATTTCGCGGAAGGTGGGTATATAACATCTCAAGCACTTTCCGTTTACTCATGAACGCCGGCGAATATCCGAATCTAAGTGATACTTAGAGTGACAATTGCATGGGACGAAGGTATACACACCGTTCACGTAGAACTCTAGGGAACCCAATCTCGTGTGAGCCCGTATCTGGTAGAGTCATGTACGCCTTCTCTATTGGCACAATAAAGTCCGTTATTCGATCCAGTAAGCCTAATTGATCCCAGATCCGTGCTCCGTTTGGCATGACAATCAGTAGGTCCTCTCGAGGAGGAACACGTTCGTTGCGCCTTTTGAGGATAAGATAGTTGATCCCTGCCCGGTGCAGACAGTATGCTAAGGTAATGCCTTCGATGGATGCTCCCACGATGATGACCTTGAAGTGGGGCAGGTGCATCTTGTCGGGGTTATGGTATGTGGACTTCTTTGGTATGGATTATCCTGCGAAAACGTACCCGCGAAGAGGGATGGACGTTTGGCTTGAGGTTAATATCCTTGACGTGGCCCGCTCATCTTGTACGACATTGTCGCCGTGACAATGGCTTGGTGTCGTACTTTGGATGCTGTGCGTGTAACCTGTTCTGTACTTACGCCTTGACGAGATTCTTTGGACTCTTCTCTTTATCTTGCGACAGCTTGGTGTACTTCATGATGCAAGTTATATATGGTTCAGGTTCTAATTCTTTATTGAACTGTAGAGCCTTAATCGTGGTGCTATTAAACTTCCCGGACTAGGTTCTTGTCTTCAGGACATCGACACAACAACTGTTAAAGTAGTATTGATAGCTACTGAGCACCATACTCAAAGTTTACAGCGCCATTGATCACCAACACGGAATCCTTGGGGGAAAGGATCCTCCGAGTCTAGCACAACCGTCTGATAACCCGTAATCCACGCCCGACCCTGGATAGTTGGCAAAACGGCCGGATAATCAGCGACCTTGGTCGTCCCCCGAATATGGGTGATGAACTCAGTCCCCAGAATACTCCTATGCACAAACTTCTCCCCGACGGCAATCTGTCCTCGAGCATGTAAGACAGCTAGACGGGCAGAACTACCCGTGCCGCAAGGGCTTCTATCAAATCTGCCCGGAGAAGTAACAACTGTATTGATAGCCGTCTTGCCACTTCCGTCCGAAAGCTCTTCGACAGGCTCAGTGAACGCGAGAACACTATAGCCAAAGATATCGGGGTTCTCGGGATGTGCCGGGGTGTAAGCTGCGTTGACTGCctgtttgatcttctccccgACCTCGACTAACTTTGGGCCATCGGCGTTCCGGATTCTCAGGCCAAGTGATCCCGCGTCGACGAGTATGTACATCATGCCTCCGTAGGCGATATCGACAGACACAGTGCCGATACCAGGAACGTCAATCTTGTAATCGAGCTGAAACACGAAGGACGGGACGTTATCAAAGGCGACGCTCTTGCATTTGCCTCCCCGGCATTCAGCCCTCACTTGGACAAGTCCGGCTGCAGTGTCAAGCGTAAGCTCGGTCACGGGCTCCTTCATAGGGATCATGCCGGTTTCTAAAAGTACGGTGACCGTGCATATACAGTTGGATCCCGACATGGGTGCATATTCTTCGTTTTCCATAATTATTAACCCGGCATCAGCACGGGGATCGCAGGGAGGGAGGATAAGGTTCACATGTTTGCCTGGTCGGCCTCGAGGttcattgagaagaagagaccTTACCTCATCTTGCTTGTATAGGAAATGCTGTCGCTTCTCGAACATGGTCTTTCCGGGGACGTCGAGGACTCCGCCGATAATCACATCGCCGACTTCTCCCTCGGCGTGACATCCGACAATGGAGATGGTTCGGGACGTAGGCATGTCTGGGTCTATAATTTGGGCTATGAAAGATGATAGTACCAAGTGAATTAAATAGTTCGATTCTTCAACGTCCTTTGCTCCTATTTCATTAATTTATATACCCCTAGCCAGAGCGCAGGTCCGACACGGAGGCCTCATCCGCAGTTCCGCCGATGGAAGGCAACTAATCACCAGGGACAAAGAATCGACACGATCATCTGGCAGCCTTGACTTCCTTCCCAAGACGGTAAGAGGCGGATGATCCTGAAAATTGAATCTCGGTTTGGGTTTATGAGGCTGCTGAGCATTCCTTGCTTGAATTTCCCCCGCGTGGGGGCGGGGTCATGGCAATGAGAATCAATCGTGGAGCTCCCTATATTTGGCGCTTTCTTCATGTATCCCACCCCAATGCGAAACTTAAAAgactttgctttttcccaGGccttgttttgcttttggtACTTTTGTTGTGGCGTTTGTCTGGTACACTGCTCACGTGGTGGTTCATGATTTGGTCTACCACGGAGGGAAATCGTTCAATAACAGTAGTAAATGCGATATATTAGCTAGGTTTCGAACAGGAATTTGCAGACAATCTAGTAGATAGCTAAGTTAGGTTAGGTTACGTTGATAGGGTAAGGTATACCATGTTACATTATTTCCAAGCAAATGAGGTCGTTGTGGAAAGCAGCTAAGCCTTGGGCTCCACTGTTGACCTATGACAGAAACCTTGAAGAGCTGTCAATATCTGAGACATACTAGTGGTCGCGGTGACGaagtaaaaataaagtaGAATAGAATAATGTTAAAATTAGGTCCCTGGTGCACATAGCACCATgtggctatatatatccttgccagATGTGAGGCTATACACAAGCCCGACATGTCCACCTTCTTTGGTCGCAAAAGCGAAGATCATAGCAGATGGTGACACCAAACGAACTGTATACACAGCCTGACATCTGGATCCACAGAAACTACTACAAACAGAGTATAGCCACGTACCCATACTGCGTCGCAGATCCAAATAAAGAACATCCGCGCGTTCGTACCCAATAGCTAAGACCCAATGCGCCAAGTCGCATGCCACGTAGTCAGACACAACAACACCAAGGACCAGTGGGATCGCGTTACGAATCCTCCCAAGTCTGATAATTCAGTCTGACTTACCACGGTCGGAAATGGTGGCACAATCTAAGACGATCGGAGAATTAAAGGAACTGGTGAGGTGGCTGGTGAACTGACCGCTACTTGATATCGATAGACCCATTTCGACACGACACTAAAAGTGCCCACTTCTCGGTCCCAACTTGATACAAAGTCCTCCATGACGAGGGGAGGTCGTTTGGCATTCTACCATTTCTCCCGGCCATGATGCCCTTCCTACCCATTTTGCTCGTCCTCGCCGGGCTCACTTTTTTGTTTCGGCGACGGCGATACAAGGCCATCGAGCAGGGTGACAGTCCTCGGGTGGTCGTTAAAGGGCATACCTATTCAGATAGCGTGGAGGAGATAGAATTACCGCAGTTGAAAAGCGAGAAGGTCGAGAATGTTCGGAAAGCTTGTATGATAGGCGCGGGATATGTGGGTATGTATGGTTTATGGCTCGTGCTGATTCAGACTCGTATGGTCGCTAATCTGTTTGCTCAAGGTGGATTGACGGCACTGGTACTTGCGTCGCAAAACCCACATATCCAGTTCTCTGTCGTGGACAGTGATGCTCGTCTCATTGCCGCATGGAATTCAGATCGCCCTCCTGTCTTTGAACCAGGACTGGAAAATTTATTATTTGAGCCTAATGACCCACCGGCATTACCGACACCGTCGCCATCACCAAAGCCAGAGGCCTCACAGGATGAAGATTGTCTAGAAAACTCAAGTAATAGTACCAATCACGGGGAGCTCATCGCTCTGTTACCGCGCCGACGGAAGCTCGCCAATGTGAACTTCTCGACTAATATGCACGAAGCCGTGGCAGCGGCGGACATGGTCTTCCTGTGTGTAGACGCGCCATCCAGTATCATGAACGGAGACAAAAGCGACATAGACCTATCCCGCTTGGAAATCGCCATCCAGGCGATCGCACAGGTTTCGACAGGCCACAAGATCAT
This window of the Aspergillus oryzae RIB40 DNA, chromosome 8 genome carries:
- a CDS encoding FAD-dependent oxidoreductase (predicted protein), which codes for MHLPHFKVIIVGASIEGITLAYCLHRAGINYLILKRRNERVPPREDLLIVMPNGARIWDQLGLLDRITDFIVPIEKAYMTLPDTGSHEIGFPRVLRERFGYSPAFMSKRKVLEMLYTHLPRNDKLKFDKNVVRIETGPNCMRVVTWDGYDYGGDLVVGADGAHSKVRGEMARLSKLEGLTMDVNNYMTVEYVRITGVSTQDLDYPALTRGTMLTSNCAGQNITCLVGNNAEIIWSIFLKFDCKYPYGSAPELSEKEIRQRCENTELYDQALSTDLNWRDVWDRRKSVSMMPMEEGLRERGHWRDITAPHTGQDTSCSIEDAAELANLLYGRLRGRRTKPSTEEINILLGTFTQRRIRRLKPIYREAKRAIRHMTFCGSWDRHIARYYLTRNEQVIAEWFSKDVAGGVSVKFLPLPERSELAWSDIQLEQYTYWYGPLLMMMLVGVVLVLVGFNVVPGLHYTQ
- a CDS encoding proline racemase family protein (proline racemase) — protein: MENEEYAPMSGSNCICTVTVLLETGMIPMKEPVTELTLDTAAGLVQVRAECRGGKCKSVAFDNVPSFVFQLDYKIDVPGIGTVSVDIAYGGMMYILVDAGSLGLRIRNADGPKLVEVGEKIKQAVNAAYTPAHPENPDIFGYSVLAFTEPVEELSDGSGKTAINTVVTSPGRFDRSPCGTGSSARLAVLHARGQIAVGEKFVHRSILGTEFITHIRGTTKVADYPAVLPTIQGRAWITGYQTVVLDSEDPFPQGFRVGDQWRCKL